The nucleotide sequence CGCGTGGAAACGGCGCGCACTGATCCTCATTGCCGTTGCCGCGGTGCTGGCGCTGTTCGAGCCGGTTCGGCAGCAGGGCCGGGCGATGGAAGCGCGCGTGGAGGATGGGCGGACCGTACTGAACGTGGCGCTGGTTTGGTGGGAGTATGCCAACACGCATAACGGTGCGCTACCACCGTTGGATCCCCGGCCCGGAGTGCTCCTGTTCGATGAGTCGAAGGTCCGCAAGGGCTATGCGCTGGGGCCTGTATTGAAGGGTAACCAAGAGAATCCCGGTGCCGCGGCGTTGTTCGGCGATTTGAATGGAAACTTCTCGTATACGCTCAAAGACCTGGCCGATGCCAAACGTTTTTTCTACCTCGGCTACGGCGTCACCAATGATGCGGAGGGCCTGAGTCTGATCGAGGCGTACCGGCGGCAGATAGAATCGGGCGGTGACTTTACAGCCGATTTGAGCGTCGAGAAAGGGCGCGGAACCCTGGGATCGGATTCGCTTCGGATGCTTCACTTCAATCTGCCGGGGATACTGGCCGCGGCTGGCTTGCCTTTAAGCGGCGCCGTTCCGCGAATCCCGGTGCTGATCGAACGTCCTACCGAAAAGGAGCCGCGCGGCGGCTGGGTCGTGTACTTGGATCGTCAGATGACGTGGATGCCGTATCCCGGACCTTTCCCGATGACAAAGCAGTTCATCGAAGGTCTCGAAGGACTGACTGATCTGCAGACGAAGAAGCCATAACGCAATCACGGGTTCCAGCGTTCGTGTTCCGTGACGTCGTATCCAAAGCCCGCCGCCATCAGGACATCCCGCCAGTCGATCTTGGCTTCGTCAATCCACTTCTTCAGCGTATCGAGCCGCCCCTCGGAGAGCTTCATCACCGCAAACCGGAGACGTTCCGATTTCACAGGATCGGTGTCTTGCGTGAAGGGCAGATTCTCCGCGCATTCCGTTTCAAGTAAACGCGCGGCCTGTTCGCGAAGGGCGGGCACAAACACGCGGCTCAAACGATCAAGGGTCTTCTCGCTCAAGGGAACCATGTTCGGGACCCTCCAGGTTGGCAACGGGCGGCCAGTCCAGCTTTCCTGATACACTTGCACGTGTCGCCCGTTTCGTCAATGGGCAACCACGGCCGTGCCGCACGGTCTACGGAGGGAAAAGAAGTATGCCTCTCCTCTCGCCGGTTCGACGCATGCTGAAGCGCATCCATCCTGAGGGAATTCCGTGGCCGGCAACGCTGCTCTACAACGCCGTGAGCCGTTCGTCGGTGTTCCAACAGCACTATGTCTTCGTTGCTCAGGACATCGCCGCGCACATCCAGGAAGGACGTGTGCTCGACGTCGGCACGGGACCCGGCTGGTTGTTGCTGGCGATCCGCGCGCAGTCTCGCGACCTGGAATTGGTAGGGATAGACATATCTCCGGCTATGGTGCATCAGGCGCACGAGAACATCGGCGCAGCGGGATTGGCCAATCATATCGAGGTGCGCGAGGGCGGCGCGGCGAACATCCCGTTTCCGGAATCCTCTTTCGATCTCGTAGTCAGCACGGGATCGCTGCATCACTGGACTGACGCCGAGGGTGGGTTGAACGAGATTTACCGCGTGCTGAAGCCGGGTGGAACGGCCCTGATCTATGACGTGGTAACGAACACGCCAAAAGCAGCGATGACTGAAGCCGCAAAGCAATTCGGACGCCTGAAGGTCCTCTTATTCTGGCTGCACGGTTTCGAGGAGCCGTTTATGTCGTCCCACGCGTTGGAGACGTTGGCGAAAGAGACGCGCTTTGGCGAAGGAGTCACGCGGTTCGCGGGCGTGCTTTGCTGCCTGAAACTACTCAAGCCTGCCTGACGTTGATGCGCGGATAGGTGTCGCTTTTCGGAGCGCTTGCGGACTCATCGATCCACATCGGTCCAAAGCAATGCTCGATTCCGGATGCAAGGGAAGCGATGTCAATTCCGTTTGCGATGCCGCGAGTCAACGCTTCGGTTTCGGCGAGCAGCGAATTCAACAGTTCGTAGGCGTCGCGGCTATGGCGGCGAGCCCCGCGCACGGAGCCCATGTGCAGTTTCAGTACCGCGGCGGCCGTCTTGATCAGTGCTTGAAGCAGGCGGCCTTCCAGCGAATCCCTGCCCGATTGTTGCCAGAGATGTTCCCATGCCTCGTGCGCCTCCCAGAGGTATCCCTGGTGGTACAGGTCTACTCCGAACAACAGGGTGTCGCGCACCAAAAGTCCCGCATGGGGCGGCGCGAGGTTGGAGTGTCCGTCGGGGTGACGCGTGGGATGCGGGCTGATTCCGGGAACATGCCGGTACGTTGGCCACGGGGCGCCCGGACAGTACCGTGGCGCATCGGCCCACACGGGGCGCGGCTCGGTCACGATGCGAACTCTCGCGCTCACTGGTCTCCGAGTTTCACGGGAGGAGTTGCGCCCGTACTCAAGGCAAGCCCCTTTTGCGAGAAGCGCGCAAACGTAATGGTCTCGTACGGGTTCTTCTCGCCGCACTCGTAGAAACAAGCGATGGAACCGTCTTTCAACGAGGCCAAATCCGAGTAGGCCGCCGGGCCGCCGTGCAGGACCCATGCGATCGGCCACGTCATGCCCGAGTCGTAGCTGAGACGCACGGTCATTCGTTCCCGCTTTGTGCTCGCGGGATTGGAGAAGATGAGGGCATCTTTAGAACCGCCCTGTTTGAGTTGGACGCGAAGTATGCTGGCTTGGCAAACCGGTTCCACCAAGGCCGGAGCCACTTGTACGGGAGTCCATGAAAGCCCGCCGTCATTGCTGAACGAAACGCGGCGCCGGTTATCTCCAAAGTAACTGCGCATGTTGAGACAGACTCGGCCATCCGCGAGTTCGACAGCGATGCACTCGTTGACTTTCGGGCCCGCGATGCCGCCCAGTTGCCATGTGTGTCCGCCGTCCTTGCTCAAGATGGCATGTGAAAACATGTGATCAACTTCTGGCCCGACGCGATTGTCGCAGGGGACGAGCAGCGTGCCGTCGCGCAGTTGAATCGAATGCCCTGGCCCCGTTGCATACCAAAGAAACTCCGGTTTGCTGACTTGGCTCGTAATCTCGACAGGGGTCGACCACGTCGCGCCGTCGTCCTGGCTCCGCATGACCCACACGCTAATCGGGGGACCTTCCTTGCGCAAGATAGCGTCTTCGCTGGTGGCGCCGTCCTTCTTTGTGAACGGCAGAATGATGTCGCCCGTTCTTTGGTCGACCACGGGAGCGGGATTTTGGCAGGCGTTTGTCTGGTCGTTGACCAAGACCTGCATCGGAAGCCACGTGTTTCCGCCGTCGGTACTGCGCTTCAACACGAGATCGATGTTGCCGTTGTCGCTGCTGCCTTTAACCCGGCCTTCGCAAAAGGCGAGCAGCGTTCCCTGCTTTGTCACCACCAACGCGGGGATGCGATAGCTTGCGTAGCCGCCCTTTCCGCTTACATAGAGAGCGGCCTGGTGGATATCCGCGGCGGGCTGAGCGGAATCGTCTTTGCGTGTTGCGCAACCGCTTGCGGCGAGCAGGCCGAGCATTGCCGCCACGACGATGAATCGATGCATGAACCTTACTCCTCGACTTCAGCTTTGCGATCAATCTCGTGTTTCTTTAGGCGATATTGCAGTGTCTTGTACGAAAGCCCCAACAGTTCCGCGGCATCTTTGATCGATCCGCCCGAACGGGCAAGGGCTTGTCGAATGAAATCCTGCTCCAGATCCTCGAGGATGATGCCGCCCGCGGGAAGCACGAAGGCTCCCGTCTCGGGCTGGCGGTGCCGCAGTTTTTCCGGCAGATCGTCCACGTGCACGGTGTCACGGTCGCACAGGATAAAAACCTGCTCCAGCGTATTCTCCAATTCGCGAATGTTCCCCGGCCACCGGTAGCGGCGCATAGCGTCCAGCGCGTCAGGTCCGACCGAAGGGCAGGTTTTCCCGATGCGCGCCCCGATCTTCTCGCGGAAATGGCGGATCAACAGCGGCAGATCCTGCATGCGGTCGCGCAAGGGAGGAAGCGGCACGGTCATGACGTCGAGGCGGAAATAGAGGTCTTCGCGGAAATCGCCGGATTCCACGTGCTTCTTAAGATCGCGATTTGTCGCGGCGATGACGCGCACATCCACCTTGCGCTGTGTGCTGGAACCGACGCGCTCCACGACGCCGTCTTGGAGGACGCGCAGCAGTTTTGCCTGGCTCTCGAGACGCATGTCGCCGATTTCGTCCAGAAAGAGCGTGCCGCCGTTGGCCGTTTCGAACTTGCCCTGGCGGCTTGTATCGGCGCCCGTGAATGCACCCTTTTCGTGGCCAAACAATTCGCTCTCCACCAAGGTATCGGGAATGGCGGCGCAATTGACTACGGCAAAGGGCTTCGATTTACGCGGCCCGGCGAAGTGGATGTGGCGCGCGACAAGTTCCTTGCCCGTGCCCGACTCCCCGAGTATCAAGACCGTCGTATTCAACGGGACCACGCGATGCACCACATTGAAGACGCGCTGCATCGCGGGACTTTCGCCGATAATGTTGCCCATTGATGCGGCGCCTGCGACGAGTTCACGCAGTTGCGTGTTTTCGCGGCGCAAATTGCTGCGCTCCAGCGTGCGTTCGATGACGACAAGCAGTTCATCCTTGTCGAAGGGTTTGGCCAGGTAGTCGCTTGCGCCTTCCTTCATCGCGGTGACGGCGGTCTTCACGGTGGCATACGCCGTCATCACGACCACGTCGATGTCGGGACGAATCCGTTTCGCCTGGCGGAGCAATTCGACGCCGTCCATTTCCGGCATGCGCAGATCCGTCAGGAGCACGTTGTAGGTTTCGTCGCGAAGCGATGCCAAGGCCTCCTTGGCCGATGCGACGCCCATCA is from Candidatus Hydrogenedentota bacterium and encodes:
- a CDS encoding class I SAM-dependent methyltransferase translates to MPLLSPVRRMLKRIHPEGIPWPATLLYNAVSRSSVFQQHYVFVAQDIAAHIQEGRVLDVGTGPGWLLLAIRAQSRDLELVGIDISPAMVHQAHENIGAAGLANHIEVREGGAANIPFPESSFDLVVSTGSLHHWTDAEGGLNEIYRVLKPGGTALIYDVVTNTPKAAMTEAAKQFGRLKVLLFWLHGFEEPFMSSHALETLAKETRFGEGVTRFAGVLCCLKLLKPA
- a CDS encoding sigma-54 dependent transcriptional regulator, encoding MKSRILIAEDDETQRHILVDILTVSGYAVMGVASAKEALASLRDETYNVLLTDLRMPEMDGVELLRQAKRIRPDIDVVVMTAYATVKTAVTAMKEGASDYLAKPFDKDELLVVIERTLERSNLRRENTQLRELVAGAASMGNIIGESPAMQRVFNVVHRVVPLNTTVLILGESGTGKELVARHIHFAGPRKSKPFAVVNCAAIPDTLVESELFGHEKGAFTGADTSRQGKFETANGGTLFLDEIGDMRLESQAKLLRVLQDGVVERVGSSTQRKVDVRVIAATNRDLKKHVESGDFREDLYFRLDVMTVPLPPLRDRMQDLPLLIRHFREKIGARIGKTCPSVGPDALDAMRRYRWPGNIRELENTLEQVFILCDRDTVHVDDLPEKLRHRQPETGAFVLPAGGIILEDLEQDFIRQALARSGGSIKDAAELLGLSYKTLQYRLKKHEIDRKAEVEE
- a CDS encoding glycoside hydrolase; this encodes MHRFIVVAAMLGLLAASGCATRKDDSAQPAADIHQAALYVSGKGGYASYRIPALVVTKQGTLLAFCEGRVKGSSDNGNIDLVLKRSTDGGNTWLPMQVLVNDQTNACQNPAPVVDQRTGDIILPFTKKDGATSEDAILRKEGPPISVWVMRSQDDGATWSTPVEITSQVSKPEFLWYATGPGHSIQLRDGTLLVPCDNRVGPEVDHMFSHAILSKDGGHTWQLGGIAGPKVNECIAVELADGRVCLNMRSYFGDNRRRVSFSNDGGLSWTPVQVAPALVEPVCQASILRVQLKQGGSKDALIFSNPASTKRERMTVRLSYDSGMTWPIAWVLHGGPAAYSDLASLKDGSIACFYECGEKNPYETITFARFSQKGLALSTGATPPVKLGDQ
- a CDS encoding DUF309 domain-containing protein, which translates into the protein MSARVRIVTEPRPVWADAPRYCPGAPWPTYRHVPGISPHPTRHPDGHSNLAPPHAGLLVRDTLLFGVDLYHQGYLWEAHEAWEHLWQQSGRDSLEGRLLQALIKTAAAVLKLHMGSVRGARRHSRDAYELLNSLLAETEALTRGIANGIDIASLASGIEHCFGPMWIDESASAPKSDTYPRINVRQA